CATCCGCACGCTGGCGATCGACGGGGCGTGGAAGCCGTCGTCGTACTACGGTTCGGCGGCGAACGACGCCCCGCTCGGGGTTCGGCTCGGGCAGGGCAAGGGAGCCGCGGAGGTCTTCGCGCAGTTCAAGGCCGAGTGCCGGAAAGCCGGGGCGGCGCAGTGCGCGCTGGCGAAGCTCGGCGACCCGGGGATCGTGGCCGAGCGGGTGCTCGAGCGGCTGAAGACGAAGCCGGGAGAGCTGACGATGCCGGACGGGACGAAGGTGACGATCACCTACGCGACGATGGTCAGCATCATCTTCACCGAGCTCTACGAGCCGGCCGGCTGGCCCGGGTTGGCGGAGACGTTGGCTGAGCTGAGCGGCCGGCGAAGTGCCAGAGCCTCCGCGACGACCACGAAACTCCTTGCGGGCAAGGAGCACTACAGCTCGATCGGCGGCAGCCTGCAGCCGTGTGTCGAGGCGCAGCAGACCGGGCGGCCGTTCGCGTACGAGGCGATCGCGGACGCGGCCGACAAGAAGTCCCCGCACTTCGGCCGGCTGCGCGCGTGGGTCGGGCAGCCCTGCGAGTTCCTTCCGATCCGCGACACCGACGCCGTCCGCGGTCCGTGGACGAAGCTGAAGACCGACGCGCCCGTGCTGGTGATCGGGACCCGGCACGACCCGGCGACGCCGTACGCCGGCACGCGCCCGTACGCCGATCTCTACCGCGACGCGCACCTGCTGACGATCAACGGCTGGGGGCACACCACGATCGGCAAGAATGCGTGTGCCGACGCCGCGATCACGCAGTACCTGGTGAACCTGCAGCGGCCGGCCGACGGCGCGACCTGTGCGCAGAATCGCCGGCCGTTCGACCTCCGCTAGGCGGATGGAGGTCTCAGCCTTTGGGTGGACGCGAGCGGACGGCTTCGTTGCCTAGCGTCAGGGATGGGTGCCGCTCGCGCCCGTCCACGAGTGAGGGAGAACCGTGCGAAGAACCACGAGGACCACTCTGACCCTGGCCGTCGCCGCTGCCGTAGCCGTGCCGGCCGCATTCGCGCCTGCGGTCGCGGCGCCTGCCACCTCTGCGGCTGGTGCTGCTCCGACCGCTGCTACCACCTCGTCGGCGGCTGACGAGGCGCTCGTACGGCGTGAGGCGGCGAAGTCCGCGCGCGTCGCCGTACCGAAGATCGCGTGGAAGAGCTGCGGGAGCGATCCCGCGCTGGCGAAGTTCCAGTGCGCGTCGGTCGAGGTGCCGACCGACTACGACCGGCCGCGCGGTGCGACGACCACGATCGCGCTGACCCGGCTGCCCGCGTCGGGCCAGCGGATCGGGACGCTGTTCACCAACCCGGGTGGGCCTGGCGGACCCGGCGTCGGCTTCGTGCAGCAGGCCGCCGAGATCGCGTACACGCCGGAGGTCCGGGCGAAGTTCGACATCCTCGGCTTCGACCCGCGTGGCGTCGGCCAGTCCGACCCGGTCACCTGTTTCCCGACCGCCGCCGAGGAGAACGCGGCGTTCACCGGCATCGAGCCGTTCCCTGTGGGAGCTGCCCAGACCAAGGCCTACACGCGGGTGATGCTGCGCGCGGCCGTCGGCTGCATGACCACGTCGCCGGACCGGCTGACCCACTTCTCGACCGCGAACGTTGCCCGCGACATGGATCTGCTGCGGCGCGCGGTCGGCGACGAGAAGCTGAGCTACGTCGGGTACTCGTACGGGACGTACCTCGGCGCGACGTACGCCAAGCTCTTCCCGGGCAACGTGCGTGCGCTGGTGCTCGACGGGACGCTGTCACCTTCTTGGTACTCCGGTTCGGACGGCGACCGGCGGCCGGTCGGCGTACGGCTTCGGCAGGGTGAGGGATCGGCGGACACCTATCAGCAGTTCCTTGCCGAGTGCAAGAAGGCGGGCGCCGAGCGGTGTGCGCTGGCGGCATTGGGTGATCCGGCAACGGTTGCGGAGAAGCTGCTGCAGCGGCTGAAGACGGACCCGGCGGAGGTTCCGCTGCCGGACGGTACGACGATGACGGTGAGCTACCAGACCGCCTTGTTCCTGATCTTCCAGAACCTGTACTCGCCGCTGGCCTGGACGGATCTGGCGGCGACGCTCGCTGAGCTTGCTGCGCCCGCGCCTGCTGGTCGCTCGGCCGCGGCAGCTTCTGTTGCTGGGAAGGTACTTGGCGAGTGGAATCGCCGGCAGGAGGAGTACAGCGGTCTCGGCTCCGCGCTCCAGCCGTGCATCGAGGCGCACCAGTCGGGCCGGCCGCTCGCGTACTCGCAGTTCGCCGCGGACGCGAACCGTCGCGCCCCGCACTTCGGCGCGCTGCGCGCCTGGGTCGGCCTGGCGTGCGAGTTCATGCCGGTCCGCGACACCGACGCGTTCCTCGGCCCGTGGGACAACTCGGTCAAGTCGCCGGTCCTGGTCTTCGGCACCCGCCACGACCCGGCGACGCCGTACCAGGCCACCCGCCCGTACGCCGACCTGTACCCGGACGCGCGGATGGTCACGGTCGAGGGCTACGGCCACGCGACGATCGGGATCAGCGCGTGCGTCGATCAGAAGATCACCGACTACCTGGTGAGGCTGAAGGCGCCGGCCGACAACTCGACCTGCACCCAGGACCACAAGCCGTTCACCCCGCTCGCGAAGTCGCGCGCGGCGGCCGCCGAGCCTGCGCTGGAGCTTGCGGCGTTCGGCTTCTGACCTCTCGGTGAACTCGGCCGCCGGTCCCCTGGTCTTGCGCGGGGGATCGGCGGCTTTCTCCTTACTTCATGGCGGTGAAGGCCTCGTCGGACACCGGGCCGACGTCGTCAACGCTCACCCCGTCGTTCGCGGCCTGCACGATCACGGTCAACGTGTTCGACCCGCGGTAGCACTGCGTCGGCAGCGTGTCGGTCGACGCGACGCAGGTCGACGCCCCGACCTGCTTCACCTGATCCGGCTTCGCACCGGAGTCACTGATCGTCTTGTCGATGTCCACCTTCCCGCGCAACGCGATCACGACGTACATCCGCTCGCCGTTCAGATCGCCGTACGCCTCGACGGTCGCCTGCTTCCCGTCGTTGATCCGGCTGAGCGCTTCTCGCGTCTGATCCAGCTTCAACTGATCACGGAGCTCGGGATCGGTGATCCGATCAAGCCCCGCGAGCGCGGTCGGCGGGGTGATCCCGCGCGCCGTGTTGAGCCGATTCATCGGACCGAGCCCACCGATGTACCCGAACAGGGCCAGCACCAGCAGAACCACCAGCACACCGCCGACAGTCACCCAAGGATTCCGCCGCCAGGACCGCTTGGGTGCGCCACCCGGGGAAGTCTTCCCACCACCGGGGCGGGGGTCGGGGCCGCTGTCGAGAGCCTTTCCGCGTGGGCTAGCGGGAGCCTTCGCTCCGGCTGCCCCGGTCGCTCCGGTCGCTCCGGTCGCTCCGGTCGCTCCGGTCGCTCCGGTCGCTCCGGCCGCTCCGGCCGCTCCGGCCGACGCGGTCGTCGCAGCGCCCGACGTCCCGGTGTTCGTTCCCGCGCCCGCTGTTCCGGCGGTCGTTCCCGCGCCCGCTGTTCCGGTCGTCGTTCCCGCAGCAGGCCCGCCCGCAGCCTTTGCCGCAGGCCGACCGTCAGCCTTCGCTCCAGCCGCATCGGCCGTCGCCGCGCCCGCCGACCCTGCAGAATCCCGGCCCACAGCCTTCGCCGCAGCCCCACCATCGGCAGCCTTCGCGCTGCCCGTGCCCGTGCCCGCGGTACCGGCGGCGCTGCCCGTGCCAGCTGCACCTGCGGCGCTGCCGGTGGCAGCGGCACCTACCGCGCTGCCCGTGCCAGCGGCACCCGCTGCGGCAGCTCTACCGGCGTTGGCTGTGCTGCCTGGTCCAGCAACACCCGCCGAGCTGCCTGTGCCGACACCTGCCGAGTTCCCCTGACCGACGCCCGCCGCGCTGCCTGTGCCCGCCGCGGCCGCTGCACTGGCCACGGCGGCGTCTGCGCCAGCTGTTGCCCCAGCGCCTGCGGCGGCGTCTGCGCCAGCAGCTGTTCCAGCGCCTGCGGCGGTGCCTGCGCCAGAGGTTGACCCGGTACGCGCGGGGGCGTCTGCGCCAGCAGCTGTTCCAGCGCCTGCGGCGGTGCCTGCGCCAGAGGTTGACCCGGTACGCGCGGCGGCGTCTGCGCCAGCAGCTGATCCAGCACCCGCGGCGGTGCCTGCACCAGCTGTTGACCCAGCGCCTGCGGCGGTGCCTGCGCCAGCAGTTGACCCAGCAGCGGTGCCTGCGCCAGCGGTTGACCCGGTACGCGCGGCGGCGTCTGCGCCAGCAGCTGATCCAGCACCCGCGGCGGTGCCTGCACCAGCTGTTGCCCCAGCGCCTGCGGCGGTGCCTGCGCCAGCAGTTGACCCAGCAGCGGCGTCTGCGCCAGCGGTTGACCCAGCACCCGCGGCGGTGCCTGCGCCAGTTGCAGGCCTTGCCGCAGTCGCCTCGGGCGTCGCCGCTCCAGCAGTCGGAGGTGTTGCTCCAGGCCCACCAGCAAGCGTCGTACCAGCAGAACCAGTTGCCGTGGGTCCACCGGTGGCACCAGTACCGGCTGGCCTCTCCTCGTCAGCAGGTGTCGTGCCGGTCGAACCAGTTGCTCGCGGTTCGTCGGCGGGCCTGACGCCCGGCGAGCTGGTCGGGGTGGGTGTCGGCGCATCCGTGGCAGCTGCACCAGACGTCGACGGTGCAGGAGCGGGCGGCGTGTCAGTAGCAGATGCGGTCGACGGCTTTGCAGGGTTGGCTGACGCAGGTGTTGCCACCGGTGGACGCCTGATAGGTCCCGTGTCGGAGGTGCTTGCGGGTGGTGCCGCCGCGGGGCCACCGGCGAGCGTTGTGCCCGGTGCGCTTGCGGAAGGGGACGCGGTGGGTGCGCCGGAGTCTGTGGCAGGCGTGCGCGAACTCGCGCCTGCATCGGCAGTCGTGCTGCCAGGGGTCGCGCCTGCAGCAGCCGGGCTGCTGGGGGTTCTGCCTGCACCAGCAGTAGGACTTCCGGAGGGGCTGGTGGAGGGCTTGCTGGATGCCGCGGTAGTCGAGCCTGCCGCCGACTGCGTGCCCGTGGCGGCGGATGTGGAGCCGCTGGCCGAGGAGGTGTCCTTGGCCGAGCTTGCGGGCTGGTCCGCGGGCTGCGGGCGGAGAGGAGTCTGAGCAGGCATCGGTGTTTGAGCGGGCATGGGGGTCTGCGCCGGCATCGGCGTCTGTCCGGCCCTCGGGCCAGCAGATTTACTGGCCGGGCTGGCCGGTGTAGAGGGCGCTGTGGCCGTGGGCTGCGTCGCGGCGGACTCCGTGGCGGGTGCGGTGGGCTCCGTGGATGCGGTGGTGGGAGACGCCGAGGACGTCTCAGGCGAGGACTTCGGCGATGAGTCTGCGGCGGGAGATGACGAAGCCGCGGCGGAGGCAGCCGCCGGAGAGCCGGAGGACGGCGACGCGGAGGGCGGAGAGCCGGAGGCCGGGGACGCCGGAGAGCCGGACGGCGACGAGGCTGCTGGCGTGGTCGCGGCCGGGGTGGCCCCCGGAGTATCCGGGCCTGTGGTGGACGGCTTGGAGGAGGCTGTACCTCGACCTGAGGTGGTCTTGCGGGGGGACCGCGCAGAGGACTTCGACGCCGCGGCCGCCTTCGACGTAGACCCCGCCGCCGACGCATCCGCCGCCGCGGACCCCGCCGGCCCGTCGAACGGTAGCTCCGGTGACTCCGGCGCGGCCTTCTTCGCTGCCCGGGGAGTGCTCTTCTTCGCCGTACGGCGTCCAGGCTTCTTCGGGGGCTGGTCCGCAGGGCCGGAGGCAGCCGGGGTGGGGGGCTGGTTCTCGTCGCTCACGGGTTGCTCCTTCGGACTGGCCTGGGGTCGGGCCGATGGTTCCACATCTGGGTGACTGGCTTCGCAGCGTAGTCGTTGGGGTGAAAGCCGTGACGCCCGCCTCCGGGTGCGGAGGCGGGCGTCAGCGGCGTACCGGAATCTCTCAGAGGGTCGCGACGACCGTGACGGACTCGGCGGTGTCCTCGGGGCTCCAGAGGATCTCGCCGGTGATCCGGCCGGCGGCGCGCAGGTCGTTCTCGGCGCGTTCGGCGAGGGTGAGGCGGGCGGCGGGGCCGGTGACCTCGGCCTTGCTGACCTCGGTCTTCATCGAGACCTGGGCCGTCGACTTGGCGCCGCGGATCCCGGCCAGGACCTCGGCGACCGCGTCCAGGACGGCCGGGTCCTGGTCGGCGACCGCGATGTCGACGTCGGCGACCGGCCAGGTCGACCGGTGGATCGAGCCCTCCTGCCACCACGACCAGACCTCTTCGGTCGCGAACGGGAGGTACGGCGCGAGCAGGCGCAGCTGGACCGACAGGGCGACCGCGAGGGCGGCCTTGGCGGAGGCCGCCGGGGCGTCGCCCTGGCCGCCGTACGCGCGCTCCTTGACGAGCTCGACGTAGTCGTCGCAGAACGTCCAGAAGAAGCGCTCGGTGACCTCGAGCGCGCCGGTGTAGTCGTACCGGTCGAAGGCGGCGGTCGCCTCCGCGACGGTCTGGCGCAGCTTGTGCAGCATCGCCAGGTCGACCGGCTCGGTGACGGCAGCGGCGTCCGCGGACGTCGCCCCGAAGCCGAGCACGAACTTCGACGCGTTCAGGACCTTGATCGCCAGCCGCCGGCCGACCTTCATCTGCGACTCGTCGAACGGCGAGTCCAGGCCCGGCCGGGCCATCGCGGCCCGCCAGCGGACCGCGTCGGAGCCGAACTTGTTCAGGATGTCGTCGGGCAACGCCGCGTTGCCCTTGGACTTGCTGAACTTCTTGCGGTCCGGGTCGACGACGAAACCGGAGATCATCGAGCGCTTCCACGGCAGCGTGCCGTTCTCGAACTGCGCGCGGACCACCCGGGAGAACAGCCAGGTCCGGATGATGTCGTGGGCGTGCGTGTTCAGGTCCATCGGGAAGGTGCGCGCGAACAGGTCCGCGTCGCGCTCCCAGCCGCAGACGATCTGCGGGGTCAGCGAGGACGTCGCCCAGGTGTCCATCACGTCGGGGTCGGCCTGGAAACCGCCCGGCTTGCCGCGCTGGGACTCGTCGTACCCGGACGGGACCTGCGAGGTCGGGTCGATCGGCAGGTCTTCCTCGCGCGGCAGCAGCGGGTGGTCGTAGTCCGGCTCGCCGTCGTGGGCGATCGGGTACCAGACCGGGAACGGGACGCCGAAGAAGCGCTGGCGGGAGATCAGCCAGTCGCCGTTCAGGCCCTCGACCCAGTTCTGGTAGCGGTGCCGCATGTGCTCGGGCACCCACTCCTCTTCCTTGCCGAGGTCGACGAACTCCTGCCGCAGGTCCTCGCTGCGGCCGCCGTTCGCGATGTACCACTGGCGGGTGGAGACGATCTCGAGCGGCTTGTCGCCCTTCTCGAAGAAGTTCGCCATCCGCTCGGTCTTCTTCGGCTCGCCGTCCAGATCGCCGCTGTCGCGCAGCTTCTGGACGATCAGCTCCCGCGCACTGAAGGTGGTCTTGCCGGCCAGCTCCTCGTACGCCGCGGAGCCGGTCAGCCACTCCGGGGTCTCGCGCAGGATGCGCCCGTCCCGGCCGATGACCGTGCGGACCGGAAGCTGCAGCTCACGCCACCACGTGATGTCGGTCTGGTCGCCGAACGTGCAGCACATCGCGATCCCGGCGCCCTTGTCCATCTCGGCGTCCGGGTGCGCCAGGACCGGGATCTCGACATCGAACAGCGGCGAGCGGACCGTCGTACCGAACAGGTCCTTGTAGCGGTCGTCGTCCGGGTGAGCGATCAGCGCGACACACGCCGGCAGCAGCTCCGGTCGCGTGGTCTCGATGTAGACCGGGCCGTCGGCACCGTGGAACGAAATGCGGTGGTAGGCACCCGGATACGGCCGCGCCTCCAGCTCGGCCTGCGCGACCGCGGTCTGGAAGGTGACGTCCCACAGCGTCGGCGCCTCGGACAGGTACGCCTCGCCGCGCGCGTAGTTGCGCAGGAAGGCTCGCTGCGAGGTCCGGCGGGAGTCGTCGGAGATCGTGGTGTAGAGGTACGACCAGTCGACGCTCAGGCCGACCTGGCGCCACATCGCCTCGAACGCCTGCTCGTCGATGTGCGTCAGCTCGCCGCACAGCTCGACGAAGTTCTGCCGGCTGACCGGGATCTGCTTCTTCGGGTCCGGCTTGTCCGGCGGCACGAACGACGCGTCGTACGGCAGGGTCGGGTCGCAGCGGACGCCGTAGTAGTTCTGGACGCGGCGCTCGGTCGGTAGGCCGTTGTCGTCCCAGCCGATCGGGTAGAAGACCTTCTTGCCGCGCATCCGCTGGAAGCGCGCGATCAGGTCGGTGTGGGTGTAGCTGAAGATGTGACCGACGTGCAGCTTGCCGGAGACGGTCGGCGGGGGCGTGTCGATGGAGTAGACGTCGGCCCGCTCGGCCGTCCGGTCGAACGCGTAGGTCTCCTGGTCGCGCCATACAGCGGCCCACTTCTCCTCGAGGCCTTCGAGGGTGGGCTTGTCGGGAACGCGGGAGATCTCGGTCATGCGCACAATCGTAGTGGTTGTCAAGGGATGCTCCGACCGGATATCCACAGCGCCCTAGACTGGGCTCCTGATGAGCGACCTCACGTACGCCGAAGTGTCGGCGAAACTCCAGGCCCGTTGGCCGGAGACCAAGATGGATCCCACGCTGGAGCGCGTCCAGCGGCTCACCGAGCTGCTCGGCGACCCGCAGAAGACCTATCCGGTCGTGCACCTGACCGGGACCAACGGCAAGACCTCCACCGCGCGGATGATCGACTCGCTGCTGCGCGAGGCGGGGCTGCGGACCGGCCGGTTCACCAGCCCGCACCTGGAGTCGGTCCGCGAGCGGATCACGCTGAACGGCGAACCGATCAGCGAGCAGCAGTTCGTCGAGGCCTACACCGAGCTCGCGCCGTACCTGGACGTGGTCGACGCCGAGCAGGAGCACCCGCTGTCGTTCTTCGAGGTGATCACGGCGATGGGGTTCGCGGTCTTCGCCGACGCCCCGGTCGACGTCGCGATCGTCGAGGTCGGCCTGGGCGGCACGTGGGACGCGACCAACGTCGCCGACGGCGTCGTCTCGGTGATCACGCCGATCGCGGTCGACCACGCGCACATCCTCGGCACGGACCCGGTCACGATCGCCGGCGAGAAGTCCGGGATCATCAAGCCGGGCGGTACGGCGGTGATCGCGCAGCAGAGCCTCGACGTGCTGGAGGTCCTGCAGCGCCGCGCCAACCAGGTCGGTGCGCAGGTCGCGCGCGAGGGGCTGGAGTTCGGCGTCACCAGCCGGACGGTCGCGGTCGGCGGGCAGCTGATCTCGATCAAGGGCCTCGCGGCGGAGTACGAGGAGATCTTCCTCCCGCTGCACGGCGAGTACCAGGCGCACAACGCCGCGACCGCGCTGGCCGCCGTCGAGGCGCTGCTGGGCGCGACCGAGCAGACCGAGGGCCGCGTCACCACCGAGCTGGTCCAGGCCGGTTTCGCCGAGACCACCTCGCCCGGCCGGATGGAGGTCGTCCGGACCGGTCCGACCGTCATCGTCGACGCCGCGCACAACCCGCACGGTGCCGAGGCGACCGCGGCGACGGTGTCCGAGGCGTTCGCGTTCAACCCGCTGATCGGCGTGATCGGCGTGATGAAGGACAAGGACGTGTACGGCGTACTGGAGGCCTACGAGCCGATCATGGAGACGATCGTCGTGACCCGGAACTCCTTCGACCGGTCGATGCCGGCCGAGGAGCTCGGGGAGATCGCCGCCGAGGTGTTCGGTGAGGACCGGGTCGTCGTGAGGCCGCGCCTGCTCGACGCGATCGACGAGGCGCTGCGGCTGGCCGAGCAGAACGCGATCGCCTTCGGCAGCGGCGGTGTCCTGATCACCGGCTCGGTGATCACCGCCGGTGAGGCCCGCAAGCTGCTGGTCCGGACGCCGAAGGAAGCGACCCGATGAGGTCGATGGCGTCGATCGTGCTCGGGTTCGAGTCGATCGTGCTCGCGCTGGCCACGATCGTGATGATCTCGGTCGCCGACGTCGACGCCAGTACGGCGCTGCCGCTGTGCCTGGGGCTGGCCGTGCTGGCGATCGTCGCGACCGGCCTGCTGCGCAACCGGGTCGGCTACGTGCTCGGCTGGGTGGTCCAGGTCGGCGCGGTCGGCCTCGGTTTCGTCGTACCGGTGATGTTCGTGCTCGGCCTGGCCTTCGCGGCGTTCTGGGTGATGGCGATCGTGCTCGGCCGCCGGATCGACGAGGCCAAGGCCGCGCAGGCCCGGGCCGCCGGTTAGGCTCGGCGACCCGAGACTTTCAGAGAAGCCTTCGAGAAAGAGAAGAGTGACATGTCGCAGCGCACCCTTGTCCTGCTGAAGCCCGACACCGTACGCCGCGGCCTGGTCGGGGAGATCCTCGGCCGCTTCGAGGCCAAGGGGCTGTCGATCGTCGCGATGGAGCTGCGCACGATCGACGGCGAGACCGCCGACCAGCACTACGCCGAGCACGTCGAGCGGGACTTCTACCCGCCGCTGCGCACGTTCGTCACCAGCGGCCCGCTGGTCGCCCTGGTGCTCGAGGGCGACGAGGCGATCGAGGTCGTCCGCGCGCTGAACGGCGCCACCGACGGCCGCAAGGCCAACCCGGGCACGATCCGCGGCGACCACTCGCTGTCCAACCGCGAGAACCTGGTGCACGGCTCGGACTCCCCGGAGTCGGCCGAGCGCGAGATCAAGCTCTGGTTCCCCGACCTGCCCTGAGCTAGCCCAGTACGCCGTACGACGTACTGGCGGCACTTGCTGTCCAGCCCGGCCCGGTGCGACCGCCCTCGGGGTCCGCACCGGGCCGGAGTCTTCAGCGCAGCGCCGCCGCTACCTTGTCCCGGAAGGCCTTCGTCGCGAACGCGTGCCCCGGCGTGATCGACCGCTGCACGATCTGCAGCACCACCGTGTCGGCGCCCTTGATCGCCGCGATCAGTTCGGCCTCGCTGACGTGCCCGGTCCACAGGAACGTCCCGTCGGCGAACAGCGGGCGCAGGTTGCCCAGCGCGAAGTAGCTGAACGAGTCGCCGATGATCACCGACTTCCCGGCGACCAGCCCGGTCGCCGGTGTCGTCTTCCACCGCTCGACGCCGTACAGGACCTTCGTCGGGTCGAACGCGTCGTAGCCCTGCTGCGGCGTGACCGTCGTACCGGTCGAGACCTGTAGCGACGGGGGTGTCTCCGTCCCGGTCAGTCCGAGCAGCACGTTCAGGTCGGCTGTCTTGGTCACCCGGTCCGGCGTGGTCCGCACCGGCACGGTGACGTTCAGCTTCTTCGCCAGCTCCTGCGCGAACACCGCCGCACCGGGGCCCGACCAGTGCGAGTCGGTCCTCCAGTAGGTCTGCGACTTCGTCAGCTTCTCTCGCAGTCCCAGCCAGGCCGGGTGTTCGTACGCATCGAGGGTCGCGTTCTGTGAGGCGATCCCGTCCAGCGCACACTGCCCCTCCGGTACGACGGACGGCGGCTGGACCACCGACGACTTGTTCGGCCCCGCGGTGAAAACGACCTTCCGTCCGGACCGCTCGATCACCTCGGCCAGCGCCGCGAGCCCGTCGAGTCCCTGCCGGAAACCCGGCGTCTGCTGGCACGCCTTGGTGAAGTCCTCGCCGAGGAAGAGATAACCGTTAGGCCCCCGAACGACCTTCCCCGACGCCGGCAGCTCGCGCAGTACGTGGAAGTCGAACCACGACTTCCCCCGTACGGCGGTCGACCGCCCCGCCAGCCGGTCCGACGCCCACGGCCCGACCGCGTCCAGCGCGTCCCACCCGGCCGAGGCCGCCGGTGCCGGCGCGATCGCGCGGTTGTCCACCGGCGGCTGCCGGAACCCGACGACGTACCCGAAGGCCGGTCCGAACACGAACACGAACGCGACGACCCCCGCGACCACCTGACCTCGCTTCACCCACATCCCCCTGTCAGAACTGGAAGTACAAGAACGGGCTGAACGTCCCGGCCACCGCCACGATCCCGGCGTACGGCGTGAGCACCAGCGCGACGGCCTTGAGCGACCGGCGGGCCCAGGCCGGCGCCTCCTGCAGCCCGTCGATCACCCGGCCGGTCACCCACGTTGCCGGGAGCAACACCGTCGCGAGCACCAGGACGAGCAACGCGATCCGGTGCCCGGACAGGAGGACGGCGACGTCCGGTGCGAGCGTCCAACTCGTGGGGGTGACCATTGCCTGCAGCATCTTTCCGGCGGCCGGCAACGACTCGGCCCGGAACAGGACCCAGCCGAAAACGACCAGCAGGAAGGTGATCGCGCGTCGCGGCGCGGCCCAGCGGTTGGATCGGCCGAGCCCGGTGGCGCGCTCGATGATCAGCAGCAGCCCGTGGAACGCACCCCAGACCACGAACGTCCAGGCCGCGCCGTGCCACAGCCCCGTGACCAGGAAGACGATGCTGAGATTGCGGTACGTGCGGAACGTCCCGCCGCGGTTGCCGCCGAGCGGCACGTACAGGTAGTCGCGGAACCAGCGCGACAGGGACTGGTGCCAGCGCCGCCAGAAGTCGGTGACGGAGATCGCGGAGTACGGCCGGGCGAAGTTCTCCGGCAGCCGCAGGCCGAACATCATCCCGAGCCCGATCGCCATGTCGGAGTAGCCGGAGAAGTCGAAGTAGATCTGGCCGGTGTACGCGAGCGCGCCGATCCACGCCGTCGCGGCCGACGGATCGCTGGTGGCGAAGGCCGCATCGGCCAGCGGGGCCAGCGAGTCCGCGATCACCACTTTCTTGAACAGGCCCCAGGCGAACCGCGGGAACCCCTCGGCGAAGTCCGCGAGCCGATCGCGCTGCGCGTCCCGGAGCTGGTCGGCGATCTCGTGGTAGCGCACGATCGGCCCGGCCACGAGCTGCGGGAACATCGCGATGTAGGTGACGAAGGTCAGCGGGTTGCGCATCGGCAGCCGGACGCCGCGGTAGACGTCGACGACGTACGAGAGGTGGTGGAAGGTGAAGAAGCTGATCCCGATCGGCAGCGCCAAGCTGACGATCCGGGTGTCGCCGAGGCCGAGCCCCTGCGCGATCGAGTGCACCGCGGTCGAGCCGAAGCCGGCGTACTTCCACACCGCCAGGACGGCGAGGTCGGCGGCGACCGTCGCGACGACCACGGCCTTGCGGCGCCGCAGCGGTAGGGCCCCGATCGCCAACCCCGCGGCGTAGTTGACCGCGATCAGCGCGAGCAGGAGCAGCACGAACTCCTTCCCGCCGACCGCGTAGAAGCCGAGCGAGAAGACCGCGAGCACGCCGTTGCGGGCCCGGTGCGGCAGGATCCAGCTCGCGAGCAGCACCGCGGGCAGGAAGTACCACAGGAAGAGTGGCGCGGCGAAGGACAAGCTGATCTCCCCCCAGGAGTGTTGGCATCAGTAGGTACGGGCAGGAGCCGTCCCAAGATGCCTCTGAGTGAAGAGATGCTTGAGGGGCAGGAAATGTTGCTAGCCGAGCCGGGCCTGCAGGTCCTCCGCGGTCGGGTGGTCCAGGTCGGTCAGCAGGGTCAGGGCGGA
The Kribbella italica DNA segment above includes these coding regions:
- a CDS encoding MBOAT family O-acyltransferase, whose translation is MSFAAPLFLWYFLPAVLLASWILPHRARNGVLAVFSLGFYAVGGKEFVLLLLALIAVNYAAGLAIGALPLRRRKAVVVATVAADLAVLAVWKYAGFGSTAVHSIAQGLGLGDTRIVSLALPIGISFFTFHHLSYVVDVYRGVRLPMRNPLTFVTYIAMFPQLVAGPIVRYHEIADQLRDAQRDRLADFAEGFPRFAWGLFKKVVIADSLAPLADAAFATSDPSAATAWIGALAYTGQIYFDFSGYSDMAIGLGMMFGLRLPENFARPYSAISVTDFWRRWHQSLSRWFRDYLYVPLGGNRGGTFRTYRNLSIVFLVTGLWHGAAWTFVVWGAFHGLLLIIERATGLGRSNRWAAPRRAITFLLVVFGWVLFRAESLPAAGKMLQAMVTPTSWTLAPDVAVLLSGHRIALLVLVLATVLLPATWVTGRVIDGLQEAPAWARRSLKAVALVLTPYAGIVAVAGTFSPFLYFQF
- a CDS encoding alginate O-acetyltransferase AlgX-related protein, whose amino-acid sequence is MKRGQVVAGVVAFVFVFGPAFGYVVGFRQPPVDNRAIAPAPAASAGWDALDAVGPWASDRLAGRSTAVRGKSWFDFHVLRELPASGKVVRGPNGYLFLGEDFTKACQQTPGFRQGLDGLAALAEVIERSGRKVVFTAGPNKSSVVQPPSVVPEGQCALDGIASQNATLDAYEHPAWLGLREKLTKSQTYWRTDSHWSGPGAAVFAQELAKKLNVTVPVRTTPDRVTKTADLNVLLGLTGTETPPSLQVSTGTTVTPQQGYDAFDPTKVLYGVERWKTTPATGLVAGKSVIIGDSFSYFALGNLRPLFADGTFLWTGHVSEAELIAAIKGADTVVLQIVQRSITPGHAFATKAFRDKVAAALR
- a CDS encoding DUF4233 domain-containing protein, whose protein sequence is MRSMASIVLGFESIVLALATIVMISVADVDASTALPLCLGLAVLAIVATGLLRNRVGYVLGWVVQVGAVGLGFVVPVMFVLGLAFAAFWVMAIVLGRRIDEAKAAQARAAG
- the ndk gene encoding nucleoside-diphosphate kinase, with translation MSQRTLVLLKPDTVRRGLVGEILGRFEAKGLSIVAMELRTIDGETADQHYAEHVERDFYPPLRTFVTSGPLVALVLEGDEAIEVVRALNGATDGRKANPGTIRGDHSLSNRENLVHGSDSPESAEREIKLWFPDLP